Proteins found in one Homalodisca vitripennis isolate AUS2020 chromosome 4, UT_GWSS_2.1, whole genome shotgun sequence genomic segment:
- the LOC124360677 gene encoding immunoglobulin domain-containing protein oig-4-like gives MDVRTVLSAVLLLSAICMLVPVSARRGRARGRTKSRVQIGLPITGKYRDPESDQYYNNNNGAKILQASHFDFEYVLGHKIAFLCVARGTPRPHITWYKDGIELYSHLYLHVHEWPVDKDKVKSKLEIDPATQMDAGVYECYADNMYSIDRRSFKTDFSIAFD, from the exons ATGGATGTGCGTACTGTGCTGTCAGCTGTTTTATTGCTGAGTGCCATCTGCATGCTAGTACCTGTGTCTGCACGTCGTGGCAGGGCCCGCGGTCGCACCAAGAGTAGAGTACAGATCGGCCTACCCATCACTGGCAAGTACCGAGATCCAGAAAGTGACcaatattacaataacaacaaC GGTGCAAAGATTCTACAGGCGTCACACTTTGACTTTGAGTATGTACTGGGACACAAGATAGCCTTCCTGTGTGTGGCGAGAGGCACTCCTAGACCTCACATCACTTGGTACAAGGATGGCATTGAGCTCTACTCCCATCTCTATCTGCAT GTACACGAGTGGCCAGTTGACAAGGACAAGGTCAAGTCCAAGCTGGAGATAGACCCTGCCACACAGATGGATGCAGGAGTGTACGAATGTTACGCGGACAACATGTACAGCATCGACCGGCGCAGCTTTAAAACAGACTTTAGCATCGCCTTCGACTGA